A region of Vigna radiata var. radiata cultivar VC1973A chromosome 10, Vradiata_ver6, whole genome shotgun sequence DNA encodes the following proteins:
- the LOC106775649 gene encoding uncharacterized protein LOC106775649: MGDFQSRKSTQKRQKQYFEQRKRKQQNLHMMGSDNCYDSPGISGQSLKEHRSLDILNLLNLSTKAQQCNPFCPEDSKRQGHLCAARLKHHGRVLPITTILPLMDSRINGRQYPINTRNFLLLIWCVMMNLMPLQKSVRPAKIMFLFHLKAWVKLGQRRQFIRQSNVLESHIVILHCRRMEVDQN; encoded by the exons ATGGGAGATTTTCAGTCAAGGAAGTCTACACAAAAGAG GCAGAAGCAATACTTTGAACAAAGAAAGCGTAAGCAACAAAATTTGCATATGATGGGATCAGATAACTGTTATGATAGTCCAGGAATAAGTGGACAAAGCCTCAAGGAACATCGGTCTCTGGACATTCTTAATTTGCTTAACTTGTCAACAAAAGCTCAGCAGTGCAATCCATTTTGTCCGGAGG ATTCGAAGAGGCAA GGGCACCTTTGTGCCGCCAGACTGAAACATCACGGAA GAGTTCTTCCGATCACCACAATACTGCCTTTAATGGATTCCCGAATCAATGGAAGACAGTATCCGATCAAT ACTCGGAATTTTCTGTTATTGATTTGGTGTGTGATGATGAACCTAATGCCACTGCAGAAAAGTGTCCGACCTGCGAAGATCATGTTTCTTTTTCACTTGAAG GCCTGGGTAAAGTTGGGACAGAGACGCCAGTTCATTCGCCAGAGCAACGTGCTAG AATCCCATATAGTTATTCTCCATTGCAGAAGGATGGAAGTAGATCAAAATTGA